ACAAGAGCCAACGTGTGGAACACACCGCGAAAACTAGCCCGACAGACTCTCGCCGACGGCCCGTGTTGGTGTGTAGTCCCGGCCTtaaaagatttctttcaaaacattttacagacctaaagcttttgaacagtagtatatacagtcaaaccaaaatgtattcagacatcttgaacatttcattcattattacagtttattcactatagtttaaaaaaatgataataaaatatgacaagatctcagagttaaattgtgtcagaaaaaaattaatcttaattatgtcagataacacttaagcaaaacaaatttttatcaattttactggtagtccactgtatgaagaatttttgggtataatgtgtcagtttactttattttgctatcctcacttacataaataaactatagtgtcctgcacccactattaaaaaaatataaaaaattatatctagtgtctgaataatttttggtttgactgtacatttttattttgtcattgtttttattttatttaattttagtttagtttataaCAAGTATATGTATATGCACATTTACACTTTTCAAACTGAGTATGCTTTACTCTCCAGTATCAGGTTTGCCATAGCAAAGGGAAAGGAGGGAGTGATAGATTTCACCAGTGGTTCGGACCTGCGAGTGGTCAAGACAAAGAATGGACACCTGTCTGTGGtgagactcacacacacacttatgatGAGGAAATACAAGGCTaaagaattaaatggttttggtTAGAAGGGTAcagagacaaaaaaaagaaaagaaagaggtGATAGAATTTAAGGAGGAAAGATTCAGAGAGGTGaacatgaaatgttttatttagcaaagccGTTTGACTTGTTTAACAAGCAATTAACTGGTTTCTGGTTTCTCTTTTCTAGACCACCCCACGAATCTCATGAACAGCCAATGGCAGCTGACCGGCAGTGGACAGATCACTTTAGCCAATCACTACACAGAGCCAGACTACACTTTTTATGATTCATTTCAGTCTCACTCCAAAAGCACATATTAGCAAGTGTATATTAACGGCATTTGTAATCCCTTTTTTTAATACTGAATTTAGATAACATTTAATTAAGATTTTGTGGATTAactgatgacataattttataaattctCTCATCTAACCAATCAAATGAATCTTTGCTATTTCGATTGTTAACTTCAAGCTTTACTATACAGATATGCTACAGTGTATTTTTGAGAATACTCATGAACTACataatctaaaaaaacaaacaaaaaacaagtcaTTTACAAATAACACCACTACCTATCAGCGGAGATGATTTATAACTCAATTATTGTTAACTAATttgaaaaaatgatttaatgcaTTGGCTTATGGGTAATATGTTATCTTTGGTTTGCTCTATTGCTTCTCTTTAAAACTTCAGAAAGATGCCAAAAAATAGCTTTTTCAGCCAGTGTTTTGAAACGGAGATCAGTTGCAACATGCCTAAATTTAGGTTGAACCAAGTGTTCCATATGACATCATGTACCATCTGTTTTGTTGAAGAAAAACTGTCACATGCACTAGAAATGCTTCTCAGTCATTTAATTCAGTAAACATGATTGTACAAAACATTTCACTTTGCACttatttataaacaataaatattgtatGAAAAAAGGGTTTTGGCACACATttcacataaataaaaataaataacttaaataaataagacaAGGTGGAAAGTACAGGGGAATGACAAAGAAAAGGGGATGTAAAGTTAATCTCAGTCTGACCTCTGATTTGCTGATTATCAGTGAAGGAGGGAAGTGGGGTGTTTGGGGAATTTTGATTTTCTAGAATTGCTGACTAACCTTTTttgtttcagtaaaaaaaattgtctaaTACTTACAAAACATGTAATGTTTGTTTAAAGTGCTTGCTTAAATGATGCTgacatttaatacaattattgtataatataaaaatacttgCTGGACAAATAACACTGCTTAGGCAATCTCATGATAACCTACACTAGCTGCCATGTGCTCACTCCCCTGACTTATCACATACATGGAAATactcattaaatataaaatactgaaatgtagataaaaaaaaaaaaaacattatatgtCCAGTCACTTGTAAACAAtcagtaaataaaaaattgtaataaattattctaataaataaaacagcagtCAATGAGCAAGGTAAACAGCAACTGTGACATGAAGTTGTTTATGGATATGAATGTTAGTGTATTCAATTATGTATTTCCTTGGTTGTGTTTTATAATCTAATTCTGTGTTTGTCCAATACttggtttttcttttttaaggtTTTTCTAGATTTGATTGTGCATGTTTTTCAGTATTTAGTTTGGAGCACGGTGTAATCTCTTGCCAATCTGCTCAAGTACCGTTCTAGATCTCTCAGTATCACATATCCTCTCAGATGCTGAATCCAAAGggacgctgctgctgctgttgtcgTCTGGGTCTCCACAGTTGATGCCAGGGTGGGTTGCGAGAGGCCGACAGTGGTCTTCTCCGTTGTTGAAATAAATCCTCTGTCGGCGGAGTTCAAGGTCTGAGATGATTGTACAGTGGAGTGTGCGGAGCTGCGAGAGTTATCAGTGGGACTTGGGGTCTGGAGCTTCTTGGTGCTGTCTCTGGaatgatgcatgctgggagtagGACTGGAAGATGAAGTGGAGCGTAGGTGATGAAGAAGTGGAGATTTTGTAGATGCAGACACCTGTGTCATACTCCTCaactgcagagagagagagagaaacaagagTGTTATTAATCTGTCAGCCTGTTGTTTTTTGTCCCAAAATGCTAGATTTTCTTGGTAACACTATTTAGCAAACATTATTACTTTCTAAATGCTTGACATATCATAAATGTtggaaataaagatttttttttttcatatgtgaACTTGTGGTTACATTTATAAACATGTGGTTGAAACCCTGGATTTAGAATATTGCATAATTATTGCAATATTATGTAATATTCGAATGTAATATTGTTATTTAGAAATCTCAAAGTAACCTAGAATAAAGAAGTGGACTTTATAAGGTCTACTAGTTAGAAAATGATCACACAGAGATCACAAGACAGACCAGGCAAATATGACTAAAACAGGCTATATGCCAAAGTCGTTGATGTTACTActatttttagatttaaatataTCACAAATATTGTCTatatactctaaaaaaaatcCCCTTGGGATTTTCGTAGATATTCTGGTAAGAACCCCTAGGTTTTGCAACTTTAACGGGGCCATGATGAATAGTTTATCATCAGAGTCGTGACATGTTGTGTCTGAGATCATTTGGCTGGGACGTTGTTGTTTATCTAACAAGTCTGCACTTGTAGGCCTACCTGAGAGTTGACTTGTCTCATCAGGTCCCGCAGATCGATTTGCAGACCCACAAAACTTTGGCTCAAGGTGGGCTGTGGCCTTCCTCGTTTGTCTCTtctctgttctcttctttcatTTGTcgcatctctttctctctcaaacTGCTGCCTTTGACGTTCCAGGTGAGTCCAGAAAGTTTGGAGGTAGTGAGAGGCCAAACGCAAACGCTCAGTGTCCTGAACCAAACAAATACTGTTAAAACATACCCTCATGCAGTAAAACAACTTAAATACGTGATAAAGATATGCGTGCACACCTGCATGTGTAGCCAGGTCTGATAAGTGACAGTAACTGCGGGTAGTGTGCTCAGCTTCAGGTCTCCGTATTCAAAGAGCTCGCCACCAAACACCTGTtgtttctgtcaaaaaaattacatgGTGTTGAATTTTAGATACAAACTTTAAAATcataacaatattaataaaa
This Ctenopharyngodon idella isolate HZGC_01 chromosome 5, HZGC01, whole genome shotgun sequence DNA region includes the following protein-coding sequences:
- the LOC127512865 gene encoding uncharacterized protein LOC127512865; this translates as MFRRCLTPFCILILLCMVSTYNSTPLGHRGALSFSNSLRLTRTIRARVQQLISQYKQQVFGGELFEYGDLKLSTLPAVTVTYQTWLHMQDTERLRLASHYLQTFWTHLERQRQQFERERDATNERREQRRDKRGRPQPTLSQSFVGLQIDLRDLMRQVNSQLRSMTQVSASTKSPLLHHLRSTSSSSPTPSMHHSRDSTKKLQTPSPTDNSRSSAHSTVQSSQTLNSADRGFISTTEKTTVGLSQPTLASTVETQTTTAAAASLWIQHLRGYVILRDLERYLSRLARDYTVLQTKY